Proteins encoded within one genomic window of Jiangella mangrovi:
- a CDS encoding MarR family winged helix-turn-helix transcriptional regulator: MAQDEVDRLTEAWRHERPDLDVSPMEVLSRVSRLARHLDRERRAAFAEHGLEPWEFDVLAALRRAGEPYELSPGVLLGQTLVTSGTMTARVDKLTARGLVSRRRDEDDRRAVRVRLTEFGKKSVDAALEGLLANERRLLVGLDTEERKRLGDLLRTLVLPFDDAPS, encoded by the coding sequence ATGGCGCAGGACGAGGTCGACCGGCTGACCGAGGCGTGGCGGCACGAGCGGCCCGACCTCGACGTCAGCCCCATGGAGGTGCTCTCGCGCGTCAGCCGGCTGGCCCGGCACCTCGACCGCGAACGCCGGGCCGCGTTCGCCGAGCACGGCCTCGAGCCCTGGGAGTTCGACGTGCTCGCGGCGCTGCGCCGGGCCGGCGAGCCGTACGAGCTGTCCCCCGGCGTCCTGCTCGGCCAGACGCTGGTCACCAGCGGCACCATGACCGCGCGGGTCGACAAGCTCACCGCCCGCGGGCTGGTGAGCCGCCGCCGCGACGAGGACGACCGCCGCGCCGTCCGGGTCCGGCTCACCGAGTTCGGCAAGAAGTCCGTCGACGCCGCCCTCGAGGGGCTGCTCGCGAACGAGCGGAGGCTGCTGGTCGGGCTCGACACCGAGGAGCGCAAGCGGCTCGGCGACCTGCTGCGCACGCTCGTGCTCCCCTTCGACGACGCACCGAGCTGA
- a CDS encoding YhjD/YihY/BrkB family envelope integrity protein: MIARLRTVWARLQLTLPLRAWKRYGDLRGNRLAGASSFYGFVSLFPLLVLSAAIVSAVAGPSGVERVQDIVNENLPGLNVNVSTFHENAGTVGVIGALVLLFTGLGWVDSVRAAVRSMWGLDDQPGNIVVRKAWDIAVLAGLGLLILVSSGASVVLISFAGDVLDWLGFGSGGWLLRLISGLVSVGASTALFAYLLAGLPRIVVPWRNLAVVSLLSAVVFEALKQFLVQYVVGTATQNSYAAFATPLAMLAWIYLVTRLLMVAAAITAESAIDQLEANERAESTRALQSQTRGVQPAVPSPADVLTPGQVRATGVAAGAVLGAAGLALAIFATRAARTATSALRRHDD, encoded by the coding sequence GTGATCGCCCGGCTCCGCACGGTGTGGGCGCGGTTGCAGCTGACCCTCCCACTGCGCGCCTGGAAACGCTACGGCGACCTGCGGGGCAACCGACTGGCCGGCGCGTCCAGTTTCTACGGGTTCGTGTCGCTGTTCCCCCTGCTGGTGCTGTCGGCGGCCATCGTGAGCGCCGTCGCGGGGCCGTCGGGGGTCGAGCGCGTGCAGGACATCGTCAACGAGAACCTGCCGGGCCTGAACGTCAACGTGTCGACCTTCCACGAGAACGCGGGGACGGTCGGGGTCATCGGTGCGCTGGTCCTGCTCTTCACCGGCCTCGGCTGGGTCGACTCCGTCCGTGCCGCGGTCCGGTCCATGTGGGGCCTCGACGACCAGCCCGGCAACATCGTGGTGCGCAAGGCCTGGGACATCGCGGTGCTGGCCGGGCTCGGCCTGCTGATCCTGGTGTCGTCCGGCGCCAGCGTCGTGCTCATCTCCTTCGCCGGCGACGTGCTCGACTGGCTCGGGTTCGGCAGCGGCGGCTGGCTGCTCCGGCTGATCAGCGGCCTGGTGTCGGTGGGCGCCAGCACGGCGCTGTTCGCCTACCTGCTGGCCGGGCTGCCGCGCATCGTCGTGCCGTGGCGCAACCTCGCCGTGGTGTCCCTGCTGAGCGCCGTCGTCTTCGAGGCGCTCAAGCAGTTCCTCGTCCAGTACGTCGTCGGCACGGCGACGCAGAACTCCTACGCGGCGTTCGCCACGCCCCTGGCCATGCTGGCCTGGATCTACCTGGTGACCCGGCTGCTCATGGTGGCCGCCGCCATCACGGCCGAGAGCGCCATCGACCAGCTCGAGGCGAACGAGCGGGCGGAGAGCACGCGGGCGCTGCAGTCGCAGACCCGCGGCGTCCAGCCGGCCGTGCCGTCTCCGGCCGACGTGCTGACGCCCGGCCAGGTCCGCGCGACGGGGGTGGCCGCCGGTGCCGTGCTCGGTGCGGCCGGCCTCGCGCTGGCGATCTTCGCCACCCGGGCCGCCCGCACGGCGACGTCGGCGCTGCGCCGGCACGACGACTGA
- a CDS encoding D-alanyl-D-alanine carboxypeptidase family protein translates to MGSALRSPRSHRAWITAVAALVVLGSGALLPAGAATETPAASEPGSPTPAPSPTVLEPPADSPVDEIVGGEDLAATGIPLVSPSAPPLPSVDAQAWLVADAESGDVLAAYSPHERRPPASTLKLLTVLAAGASLDPEETYVATEADTSVEGSRVGIVAAQTYTVDQLLHGLLLASGNDAAHALAEAAGGLDETVDEMNDEARRLGAFDTRAATPHGLDTPGQLSSAYDLALIGREALDDETITRLAGTPVYDFPGTDGATFQIQNQNRLLGSYEGAIGLKTGFTTLAGHTFVGAVERDGRLLIATILGSEGRAEDAAAALFDWAFAAPEAPAVGHLVAPDEVETMVTEASDDGDIIGRNPLEDYEDVLSSPGGSSQGVPTVVWLSLAAAALAGGLGFALRRRRPKTTGRYSSK, encoded by the coding sequence ATGGGCTCCGCACTGCGCTCCCCCCGCAGCCACCGCGCCTGGATCACGGCGGTGGCTGCCCTCGTCGTGCTCGGGTCCGGGGCGCTGCTGCCGGCCGGAGCAGCGACGGAGACGCCTGCGGCCTCCGAGCCGGGCAGCCCGACGCCGGCGCCGTCGCCCACCGTCCTCGAACCGCCGGCCGACTCCCCGGTCGACGAGATCGTCGGCGGCGAGGATCTGGCGGCCACCGGGATACCGCTGGTGTCGCCGTCGGCGCCGCCGCTGCCGTCGGTCGACGCGCAGGCCTGGCTGGTCGCCGACGCCGAGTCCGGCGACGTGCTCGCCGCGTACAGCCCGCACGAGCGCCGTCCCCCGGCCAGCACGCTCAAGCTGCTGACGGTGCTGGCCGCCGGCGCCTCGCTCGACCCCGAGGAGACCTACGTCGCCACCGAGGCCGACACCTCGGTCGAGGGCAGTCGCGTCGGCATCGTCGCCGCCCAGACCTACACCGTCGACCAGCTGCTGCACGGCCTGCTGCTGGCGTCGGGCAACGACGCCGCGCACGCCCTCGCCGAGGCGGCCGGCGGGCTCGACGAGACCGTCGACGAGATGAACGACGAGGCCCGCCGGCTCGGCGCGTTCGACACCAGGGCCGCCACGCCGCACGGCCTCGACACGCCCGGCCAGCTGTCGTCGGCGTACGACCTCGCGCTCATCGGCCGCGAGGCGCTGGACGACGAGACCATCACCCGGCTGGCCGGCACGCCCGTCTACGACTTCCCCGGCACCGACGGCGCGACCTTCCAGATCCAGAACCAGAACCGGCTGCTCGGCTCGTACGAGGGCGCCATCGGCCTGAAGACCGGGTTCACGACGCTGGCCGGGCACACGTTCGTCGGCGCGGTCGAGCGCGACGGCCGGCTGCTCATCGCGACGATCCTCGGGTCCGAGGGGCGGGCCGAGGATGCCGCGGCCGCCCTGTTCGACTGGGCCTTCGCCGCTCCGGAGGCGCCGGCGGTCGGCCACCTCGTCGCGCCCGACGAGGTCGAGACCATGGTCACCGAGGCATCCGACGACGGCGACATCATCGGCCGCAACCCGCTCGAGGACTACGAGGACGTGCTCAGCAGTCCGGGCGGCAGCTCCCAGGGCGTGCCGACGGTGGTCTGGCTCAGCCTCGCCGCGGCGGCGCTGGCCGGCGGGCTCGGCTTCGCCCTGCGCCGACGCCGTCCCAAGACGACGGGCCGCTACTCCTCGAAGTGA
- the trpS gene encoding tryptophan--tRNA ligase, producing the protein MTNSRRPRVLSGMQPTNASLHLGNYLGALRQWVALQEDHDAFYCVVDLHAITAGHDPAQLRQRTRVTAAQYLAGGVDPERSTLFVQSHVPEHPQLAWVLSCITGFGEASRMTQFKDKSARAGADSTTVGLFTYPILQAADILLYNADQVPVGEDQRQHIELTRDLGGRFNSRFGETFVLPKAYIPEATAKIYDLQEPTAKMSKSVAGSGLIELLESPKTIEKRIKSAVTDTGREVVADAQNKPGVTNLITILAAFSGRSVAQIEQDFAGRGYGDLKKEVAAAVLDVVVPFQQRVNELLDDPAELDAVLARGAAKAREVAAPVLATVYERVGFLAAR; encoded by the coding sequence ATGACCAACAGTCGCCGCCCCCGTGTGCTCTCCGGCATGCAGCCGACCAACGCGTCGCTGCACCTGGGCAACTACCTCGGGGCGCTGCGGCAATGGGTCGCGCTGCAAGAGGACCACGACGCCTTCTACTGCGTCGTCGACCTCCACGCCATCACCGCCGGGCACGACCCCGCCCAGCTGCGCCAGCGCACCCGCGTCACGGCGGCGCAGTACCTCGCCGGCGGCGTCGACCCCGAACGCAGCACGCTGTTCGTGCAGAGCCACGTGCCCGAGCACCCGCAGCTTGCCTGGGTGCTCAGCTGCATCACCGGCTTCGGCGAGGCCAGCCGCATGACGCAGTTCAAGGACAAGTCCGCCCGCGCCGGCGCCGACAGCACCACCGTCGGGCTGTTCACCTACCCGATCCTGCAGGCCGCCGACATCCTGCTCTACAACGCCGACCAGGTCCCGGTCGGCGAGGACCAGCGCCAGCACATCGAGCTCACCCGCGACCTCGGCGGCCGGTTCAACTCCCGCTTCGGCGAGACGTTCGTGCTGCCCAAGGCGTACATCCCCGAGGCCACGGCGAAGATCTACGACCTGCAGGAGCCCACGGCCAAGATGAGCAAGAGCGTGGCCGGGTCCGGGCTCATCGAGCTGCTCGAGTCGCCCAAGACCATCGAGAAGCGCATCAAGAGCGCCGTCACCGACACCGGGCGCGAGGTCGTCGCCGATGCGCAGAACAAGCCCGGAGTCACCAACCTCATCACTATCCTGGCTGCGTTCAGCGGTCGCTCGGTCGCGCAGATCGAGCAGGACTTCGCCGGGCGGGGGTACGGCGACCTGAAGAAGGAGGTGGCGGCGGCGGTGCTCGACGTCGTCGTTCCGTTCCAGCAGCGGGTCAACGAACTCCTCGACGACCCCGCCGAGCTGGACGCCGTCCTGGCCAGGGGTGCCGCCAAGGCCCGCGAGGTCGCCGCGCCGGTGCTCGCCACCGTGTACGAGCGCGTCGGGTTCCTTGCAGCGCGGTGA
- a CDS encoding 2'-5' RNA ligase family protein, with product MTVDSRPAGQTIGLAVPIPEPYGSELQDWRRSFGDPLADAIPAHITLLPPRVIADADRSGLYEHLDKVASRFAPFRVHLRGTATFLPVSPVVFVALAQGISACERLSDAIRTGPLDVELSFPYHPHVTVAHHVSEEAMDNAFDTLAGYDAGFDVAAFSLYEHGDDGYWRRERDFVLTGEAARV from the coding sequence GTGACAGTCGACTCCCGGCCCGCCGGCCAGACCATCGGACTGGCCGTCCCCATTCCGGAGCCCTACGGCAGCGAGCTGCAGGACTGGCGGCGCTCGTTCGGCGACCCTCTCGCCGACGCCATTCCGGCGCACATCACGCTGCTGCCGCCCAGGGTCATCGCCGACGCCGACCGCTCCGGCCTGTACGAGCACCTCGACAAGGTCGCCAGCCGGTTCGCGCCCTTTCGGGTGCACCTGCGCGGCACCGCCACCTTCCTGCCCGTGTCGCCCGTGGTGTTCGTGGCGCTGGCGCAGGGCATCTCCGCGTGCGAGCGGCTGTCCGACGCCATCCGCACCGGCCCGCTCGACGTCGAGCTGTCGTTCCCGTACCACCCGCACGTCACCGTCGCCCACCACGTGTCCGAAGAGGCCATGGACAACGCCTTCGACACCCTGGCGGGCTACGACGCCGGCTTCGACGTCGCCGCGTTCAGCCTCTACGAGCACGGCGACGACGGCTACTGGCGCCGCGAACGCGACTTCGTCCTGACGGGAGAGGCAGCCCGCGTGTGA
- the manD gene encoding D-mannonate dehydratase ManD encodes MHRMTRIETAEVVVTSPDRNFVTLRLTTDEGLVGLGDATLNGRELAVVSYLRDHVVPLLIGRDPHRIEDTWQFLYRGAYWRRGPVTMAAIAAVDVALWDLKARAAGMPLYQLLGGASRDGLLAYGHASGRDLPELFDSVRDHLEQGYRAIRIQTGVPGLKTIYGVASNARSAEPTGADDGGRYDYEPAGRGPQPQEEDWDTPAYLRHLPTVFEAVRHEFGPELPLLHDGHHRMTPIQAAKLGKSLEPYDLFWLEDCTPAENQQGLRLVRQHTTTPLAIGEVFNTVWDYQTLVSEQLIDYVRSAVTHTGGITALRKILDFAAQYQIRSGIHGPTDISPVGMAAALHLDLAIHNFGIQEYMKHGARTDEVFRQSFRWEDGLLHPGDEPGLGVTLDVDGAGKYPYVQAYLPYNRLSDGTVHDW; translated from the coding sequence ATGCATCGCATGACGCGCATCGAGACCGCCGAGGTCGTGGTGACCAGCCCGGACCGCAACTTCGTCACGTTGCGGCTGACCACCGACGAGGGGCTGGTCGGGCTCGGCGACGCGACGCTGAACGGTCGCGAGCTGGCCGTGGTGTCCTACCTGCGTGACCACGTGGTGCCGCTGCTGATCGGCCGCGACCCGCATCGCATCGAGGACACCTGGCAGTTCCTGTATCGGGGCGCGTACTGGCGGCGGGGTCCGGTGACGATGGCCGCGATCGCCGCGGTCGACGTCGCGCTCTGGGACCTGAAGGCGCGGGCGGCGGGGATGCCGCTGTACCAGCTGCTCGGCGGGGCGTCGCGTGACGGGCTGCTGGCGTACGGGCATGCCTCCGGCCGGGACCTGCCGGAACTGTTCGACAGCGTCCGCGACCACCTCGAGCAGGGCTACCGCGCCATCCGCATCCAGACCGGCGTCCCCGGCCTGAAGACCATCTACGGGGTCGCGTCCAACGCCCGCAGCGCCGAGCCCACCGGCGCCGACGACGGCGGCCGCTACGACTACGAACCGGCCGGCCGCGGCCCCCAGCCGCAGGAGGAGGACTGGGACACCCCCGCCTACCTGCGGCACCTGCCGACGGTGTTCGAGGCGGTCCGTCACGAGTTCGGGCCGGAGCTGCCGCTGCTGCACGACGGGCACCACCGGATGACCCCGATCCAGGCCGCCAAGCTGGGCAAGTCGCTGGAGCCGTACGACCTGTTCTGGCTCGAGGACTGCACTCCCGCGGAGAACCAGCAGGGCCTGCGCCTGGTCCGGCAGCACACCACGACGCCGCTGGCGATCGGCGAGGTGTTCAACACCGTCTGGGACTACCAGACCCTCGTCAGCGAGCAGCTCATCGACTACGTCCGCTCCGCCGTCACGCACACCGGCGGCATCACCGCGCTGCGCAAGATCCTCGACTTCGCCGCGCAGTACCAGATCAGGTCCGGCATCCACGGGCCCACCGACATCTCCCCGGTCGGCATGGCCGCCGCGCTGCACCTGGACCTCGCCATCCACAACTTCGGCATCCAGGAGTACATGAAGCACGGCGCTCGCACCGACGAGGTGTTCCGCCAGTCGTTCCGCTGGGAGGACGGCCTGCTGCACCCCGGCGACGAGCCGGGCCTCGGCGTCACCCTCGACGTCGACGGGGCCGGGAAGTACCCCTACGTCCAGGCCTACCTCCCCTACAACCGGCTCTCCGACGGCACCGTCCACGACTGGTGA